One window from the genome of Hemiscyllium ocellatum isolate sHemOce1 chromosome 28, sHemOce1.pat.X.cur, whole genome shotgun sequence encodes:
- the LOC132829049 gene encoding zona pellucida sperm-binding protein 4-like — MGYWLVWCLCLWATRPFLVSAVCPPEPGWRLPCGLATINSTECIKQGCCFQSPSLSGQSCFYNLRDSPDGSYSWWYKDSDYPIQRILQESVFIEVRVKDRTDPMIVLRLRDCWATPVPAPDHEVQWSLLVNGCPYEGDDYLTLLHPVGVSSGLQFPTHHKRFEVKTFVFLDGVSEQPLSGQVYLHCSAEVCSLSAQDDCTPMCGPRQRRSTHDHEGTVVSAPGPILLGGSSYIAKKQLEANGE, encoded by the exons ATGGGATATTGGTTGGTTTGGTGTCTGTGCCTTTGGGCCACTCGGCCCTTCCTGGTCTCTGCTGTGTGTCCTCCGGAGCCGGGCTGGAGGCTGCCGTGTGGCCTGGCCACTATCAACAGCACTGAGTGCATCAAGCAGGGCTGCTGCTTTCAGTCCCCGAGTCTCAGTGGGCAATCCTGTTTCTACAACCTGAGAGACAGCCCAG ATGGCAGCTACAGCTGGTGGTACAAGGACAGTGACTACCCCATTCAGAGAATCCTTCAGGAGTCGGTGTTTATTGAGGTTCGTGTGAAGGATCGCACTGACCCAATGATAGTCCTGAGATTGCGTGACTGCTGGGCAACTCCTGTGCCAGCCCCTGACCATGAGGTGCAGTGGAGTCTCCTGGTGAATGG GTGTCCCTATGAAGGTGATGACTATCTGACCCTCCTACACCCAGTAGGTGTCTCTTCTGGCCTGCAGTTTCCAACCCATCACAAGCGGTTTGAAGTGAAGACGTTTGTTTTCTTGGATGGAGTGTCTGAGCAGCCCCTCTCTGGACAG GTTTACTTGCACTGCAGTGCTGAGGTttgctctctctctgctcagGATGACTGTACACCCATGTGTGGTCCAA GGCAGCGCAGGAGTACCCATGACCATGAGGGGACAGTGGTGAGTGCACCTGGCCCAATCCTCCTGGGAGGGAGCAGCTACATTGCAAAGAAACAACTTGAAGCAAATGGTGAGTGA